In Gadus chalcogrammus isolate NIFS_2021 chromosome 13, NIFS_Gcha_1.0, whole genome shotgun sequence, the genomic stretch ACGGAAAGTATGATGACCGACAAATATATTAATGGTTCTGTGGGTCAGGTGTTCAATCCCAAAAAAGCGGTTTGTGAGGTTGTTACCTTGCGTGTAACTCATGCCAATTTAGCAATTTGTGCCCAAAATGTATGTGGAAAAAGGTACACGGCTAATCCACCCCCTGGCCTCGAAGCATTTGTTTTGGTTGCTGGCCACAAAGTATGACACTGATAATACGCATGATAGTGTTCTTAATTAAGTCCTCTTTAACAACCAGTGACGCTGGTCTGCCCATTTTCCCATAGATAAGACCTGTGAGTCAGTTTGTAAAGTTTTAATAGTATGCCAAAGGCAGAATGCAGCTGGTATGACTGAGGCCAATTGTAAATAATGGGGGAGCGGCCCTGAAACTGATCAGGAACAGGATGTCGCGGGAGAGCACGTCTTACAGTCCAGGATGCAAGGCGTGAGCGGCAGGTTCTAGGTGTAGgaaggtttgtgtgtgctgaTGTGCACTCACCGTGTGTTTGGACATGGGGGGTAGCCCCGAGGGGCTGTTTGTATCGGTTTCTTCTTTCAGGATGTGATCGGTTCTCATGTAGGAGTCATACAGACCGTCTGCGTGACGCGCTGAAGGGAGACAAGAAAGGGCAAAAAGGTCAGATAAGTCATGGACAACAACATGCACGTTAGAGAGTGGCCCTCGAAAAGGCAAACCTCCGCGCGTTTCTGCAAACCGGTCAATGGGCGATCTAGATAACTTCATCACTCGACCCTGTGCATTGCAATGGCTGGCCAAACGACCAAAGGAAGCACACAGAGTTAACCACGACACCGTAAAGAGCCAACATCAGCGACATAACATTTCTATACCTTTGTATGCATGCAGAATGGGGCTACCTTTGGACACAATGACGTGAGAACAAATGCCTTCTTGCCAAGGGCCAATGCTGGCTAACTCAATTCCACTGTACCTAATGCTCTGCACACAGACAAGACCAGCTTAGACAGGGCTTAAGGCTCCAGAGAGCTAGCGCTGCAAGTGGTATTATTGGCCTAATGGACGCAACAGATGCCCCTGTGACGACAGCATCTTTCCGTCTGCCCATCTGTCCATTCAGGCCAAGTCGTGCAGTGGACACACAGGTGTGTTCCGAAATAGAGGCAGTATGTGGGATGCGTGTGCACGTCGTTATACAATGATTGGTGAGTGCCACACCGGCCGGCAGGCCAGCGCACGACGACACAGAATACATAGGTGAAAGAGAACTCAACGGCAGGAGCCAAGTTACTCAGATGACACACTCCGCCAGCCAGCTGCTAGTTCAGCTATTATTTTACTTAATGTGAGTTGGTTCTTGCCAGTCAAAGTTTATGCCAGTGAGAGCGTACAGAGCTTCTTGTCTTTTTTGGCAGGTCGGTTGGCCAATGCCTCACAAAACAATAGGTTTAGAGATAGCCCTGGCCAGCTCTAGAGTGCTGTAACCAAGCAAAGAAGCATCTGAGCCCATGTCCCCAGTGCACACCAGGAAATTGACAAGCTCCCGGGGAGATTAAACCTGCTGCCTGGATACAGTGGCATTAGACCTGCTGTACACCTTAGCAAACAGAGGCATTAAGGCTTGATACACATTATGCAGAAAGCACAAGTCCCTCTAGCACCTCTAGACTCTCATATCGTTCAGTCTCAGCAAAGTCCACACCTCTTCCCACTCAATCATGTAAATAAGAGTACAGGAATAAATACTGTCCGAGTCTTAAGGCAAACAAATGTCTAGCTGACGTAACTACTGTTCCAAGTCATAGTGTCTGACGCCTTGGGGCATACCGTTTATAACTTCATGGGAAAAAGCTCAGTAGTTCTGAAAGCAAACATACAGCGTATGTCATACGTTCAGGGGGAGGAGGTTTTGGAACAAAGAGTTTGCTGTCCTTATCATTAGAGCTTTCGTTACAGTGTCCAGGGGTACATTCCCATCGTGGGTGACTAAAGTACATACATTTTATGTTTCGCTATTTGATTTTAATTCTGAGGATTTTATCCAAGCCTTCAGGTAAAAAGTTCAAAGAGAAAGTTAACCTCTAGATTTTGCGGTGGCATTTATGAAGGCCAAAACAATACAGAAAATATCTGACATTTACTCAACACCAACCAAAGTTAAATGCATAACCAATAACTTTACATGCACAGCAACGAAATCGGTCTGAATTGTACTATAACAAACAAACGAACAAAATAAAGCATATCAGCCTGTAGAGCGATCAATTCGAGAAAACAAAAGGCTCACAATCCAAAGCGGCTGTAAACGGTCTTTCTGCAGCGTGGTTTCTAACGTTACTTACAGTGAGTATTGTTGTTGACAttgaattaaaaacaaaatgacaaCTTGGTTACAACCGGCATCAAAGCATGGACGGGACACGCAGTGACATGATGTTCCCTCTGTGAGTGCGACTCTCACCATGAGATCATCCATAACAGCGACATCATCCATAACAGAGACAACACGCGTTGCATTCTCGATCGCCCTATGTGTTGCACGATTAAAGTGCACGATTAAAGGGACCATCAGTACTAACATCATCGTTTTTTAGTCGATATTAAGACTAGAGCCATTGCCGAGTAAACACATTTGATATAAGTATAGTAAACAAGTAAAAGACGAAAACAGAACAACATTGGTGAGAATGTAATTACCTGTTGCTATTGGGCCCTCTGGTTTTCTGCTTATTATCATCATGATTGCGATTCAGAATAGATGCCAGCATCCGAtttgaaaacataaaaatatcCCAGCACTAACCTAGAAAAGACAATGGCTTGTTGCGCTAACTTATTGTGCAGCATTTATATGCTTCTCTCCAACACTGGATACATTCACAGTAGCTTATTTTCCTTTCCTCCCGTCCGACCTATTTATAAAAGAAGCACAACCACTAAACTGTATATTTAGCTGGCTGCACACGGACCACGCCGACGGTAGGTTTGGTGGCGGTTTCAAAAAGTTGGTGTGGGGGTCGATGTGGTAGATGGCTGAGCTAGCTCGCACATGCAACACAGACACTCGTCCAAACGAGCCGATTCCCCTCCGCTAAAAGCACATCCAGTCCACAAATCCCCGCCCGGTGGTCTAACCCGTGTACCCCTCGCCTTTCTCTGTCGATGGAGAGCCTCGTTCCAGAGAACCATCCCCGTGAGTATTCCTGGTGAGCtgggttttctttttctttagcCAGCAGCGGTGCTACCAGTAGTTAGCTGCTCTCCGGATAGCCCCCCACAGAGAGAGTCCAGTTTCCGGACAGCTGGGACTGTTACGCTTGTCTTGAGGATCGGCTAGCTAGCCAAAACAGGCTAGCTCACGAGCAGCAAGCGAGGAGACAATTCCCCATGATAAAATCTACAGATAACAAGGGAAGGGGTCGAGGAAAAAACCTTCACCTGCACCGTGTGCAATAAGGCGGCGGTGGGTAATCCGTCTTCTCTGTGGTCGGGAGTTTCTTATTCTGCGCAATTCTCTGTGTTGTTGCTTAGGGCGTCTTCTTCACAGTGTTTCAGCGTTGTATCGTCATCGTGCAGGCAGGGGGATGGATCTAGGGCGTGGCTTAGGATGCATCTTGGCTCAAAGGCAAAAGGGTGTCCCCCAGTGTTCAACTTGAGATCTGTTCTCTGGTGAGAAATAGGCAACGGTTTCCCTACGAGCAGAGCCAATGGGAAGCCTTTTGAAGAAATATAATTAGAGTGGaacaaataaatatgtttttaaaaaaaatgaataatatttcTTGGAGGCCATGCAGCACAATACATGTACATATGGAGCGCACAATTAATTACACTGCTGCATTAATTTAGACTTAGCAAATATAactctgttaacctttggtggcAAATTTAAGCATGGCCTGAAACtggagaggccatggaggacATGCAGCTCTAGATATAGTAAagggcagggcagaggacgGGCAAAATGAGACAGGGCAGGCATGAGgtagtgtgggagggagggggggggggggggggggggtaagggtaCATGCAAAATTCAGATTGTGATACGTTGCCTGGCCTGTGGCTGATACTAATGTTAGCCCTTTCTCAGAGGTGAGAAGAGGGTTCTGTCTATATTTACTGCCGTAAATAACCTTTCTGACACAGTTCCAGGCTGACCTCTGGGTAGCAGCCAGCAATTAAGACCATCTTGGCAGTGTCTTATAATTCTTGGATGGCGATGTGCAGCGAGAGCTGCCGTGACGGCACTCTTCAAATTGATCTGCTTATGGCTCATTCCTTCTAAAACCCACCAAGGTCCCTGTTGGAAGATTAGGCACAATTTAAAGAACAAAGTGTACCTGCCAGAACAAGAGATGAGATCGCAAAGCTTCATATAGCCCTTTTCAAGGTGGGCAGTGTCTGCATTTGTTCTCTGGCCCATTGACAAACATTGACACCTGTTGCTTTATTGAATTAAGACCCGACCTTGGgtacatgaaaataaatatgaattagCCCAAAATAATTAGGTGTCGTTTGGTTGGTTTAAATCTATTAGCAATTAAGTAGTCAAAGCTGTCTATCTCGGGTTCAATGACTTCACTATCTTGTGAcgtcactgaaaaaaaataagcaaGTAATAAGATCTGGGCTTTTGATCATTTGATCTTTTGAGCAGTGAACAGCATAGAAAGACACTGTCCTCTGGTGGTAggttacagtaggcctacacacgtTTCATTAGATGAGAAGCAAGTATTACCAGTTTGACGGGATGCATAATCTGACACTCCGTAGCTTGCAGTGACATGCACAAATATTGTTGTCTCTCCAATGTTATttcagacacataaacacatatctGAACTGTATGTGTTTGAAATATGGAACACATAAGTGGCCTCATGTCTTGGGAGAACAGGATTCCGTCTTGAAAAAAGGTAGATCATGAGATGGTGGTTACTCAAACATAATGGAGGACCCATTTCAGTAAAGGGattaacttattttttattaattcacATTTCCTGTACAGCTTTACTTATGCTTTCATACACACTAATTTCAagtgaaacaaaaataaatcaccATTAAGGCATAACCTATTCACATCCCTGACATACAACCATGCCAAGGAGACGACCATGAaataaattacacacacacgcacacacacacacacacacacacacacacacacacacacacacacacacacacacacacacacacacacacacacacacacacacacacacacacacacacacacacacacacaaacataggcacacacaaaatgaaTGGCAAGCTGAAGGAAGGGTATCATATGGGGTAATGCAAATAGTACATATCCCAACTATGCCAACCTTTGACCATACCGtggactcacacacagacactcaaacacacaagggCGCATGTAACAAAAGGCACTGGCAGCAGGAGAGACCTTCACACTCAAAGGTTCTCAGTGAGCAGGACGGTGACGATGGTGGAGAACACTGTGATCCATGAACTTATCCACAACAGGCCTCATCTATAAATATTTCCCTCTGTGCCAAAATGATTGAAGGTCAATGTGTGCAAAATGCTGTAGGATGCATAAATGCCTTGGTAAGATGTAGGCTATATTACGACACATGCATGATAAACTTTTGTAGGATGCAGTCACAATGGTTTACATAAGGGGATCTGATTGACACCGCTACCCATACTTATTTCTCTTGCCCTGCTTGATAAATGAGGAGAGTAACACTACAAACACTCATTAGCAAACAGTATTTACATTATTCTTGCAAGCAGAGATGCACAAGTGGGTTTACACCATCCTGTAATAATGAAACAAGAGATTTGTCTTCATATTATTGTAAAATTCACCATAATGCATTTCAAAACTTCATCTATTTCTTGTTATATTTATACACCGCTCTTCATTATACAGCCTATTTATCACCAATCAACAACCAAGCAATCAAGCAATAAATTACATCCTTCTGATATCTTATCAGAGAACAATCTGCAAGGCCTTTTGATAGGTTTCTGTCTTCTTTGTTTGAATGTTATGGGCCAGGAGGGCATCCCACATCTAGCTATATGTGCAAAACAGCCGATAGTAAATATCCTCTCAGCTCTATCTTATACAGTCTCTCTCaccgttctttttttttttagcttttgAAGTCCTCTGATACACTTTGTGGCCCCTCCCCTATTTGCTTTGGTGTTCAACTCCATTCAAATTTAAACACAAAGCGCATGTGGTACCGGCGTACATGAAATGGATCCGTTAATAGGTATTGAAGGATTGCCACACCTCGCAAAGTGATTTGGTCAGGCTACAAATAATCTTCTGTGTTCAGGTTCCCAGAATTGATTGAGAAAGAGGATGTTAAAGACAACATGAAACAGAATTCATTGTGTATCTAgagtttgcattttttttatacagGATACTAGGGCAATTAAATGTAGCCCCCAACTGAGCTATAATTCTTTGGTGGAACCATAAGACTTGTTGATGCACTCACATTCAGACTTTTATGATTTATTTAGCATTTTTGGTGGAGTAGAAATGCACAATATTACTGGGATGAATAGGTTTTTTAAGTTACACAAGTACATTTCCTTTTCATGTTTTCTTTAAGTCGCTTCCTGACTTCTGTAAACCTGCCTTCagaaaaggagaaggaggcgtCCATGTTTTTGGAGAAAGAGCGAAGACCTGGCAGCCCAGTTATTCATATGTAAATCCTCATCTACCGTGTGAGTTCCAGATAGGACAAAGAGAAGGAATAGGCCGTCCTGAGAGGGAGTGATGTATTTATGGAACAATAGAGCTCTGATTATTAGATTTTCGTTTACCTTTATTCCCACCCAGGCTCCCTGAGTACTCCCTGCCCACTAACCTTTTTGATGATTGACATAGTGAGTGAAGGCCTACTTCGTCGATGATTCACCATCCTACCATCCAAACATAGAACCCTTCTCCAAACCTGTGAAGATTTTAACGGTTTCCCCTGTGGATTTATGATCCGgtgttgtatgtttgtgcgtgtgtgtgtgtctctatctgtctgtatgcAGGTGCTTGGAGGGAGACACTCATGCGTAAGTAACACttgcagtagcagcagcagtagtagtagcagaaGAAGGGTCAACTTTAACAATACTAAACCGTATCGGATCAGACCCATCTCTCCCCTTTCAGTCCCAAGCTACATCCCAAAGTCAATGTTTTTAGGTTGTATGATGCTGTGCCTTTGTGGAGATGGAAACATGTCGCTTGGTCAGTCTGCAAATACACCAAACACCACACAACGGACAACGTTGACTCCGGCTTCAATCTTAGAATATATCAGtggtccccccaccccctcctctcctggaCATGAGGTCATAAAGGCGACAggtgaggggtcaggggtcatggtGCTGTAGCGCCTGCTGTAGTTTCTGTCGGTAAACGGAGTACCGCTGCTCCACCGTGCGAAcccgctccccctcctccttccccaggATCACCAGGAAGTTCTGCAGCTCGGGAACGGAGAACGCAtgccactgagagagagagagagagagagagagagagagagagagagagagagagagagagagagagagagagagtgagagagaatgagagaatgagagaaagaaaaatgaTTCACTGCAGGCTCTCGCATCAAAGTTTATGAATGGTTGTCCATTTATTTAAAAGTTATAATtgattaaaatatattatagattGAACATTTTAATTAGTTATGTATTTAACATTAAActgtgaataaatgttttgataacatgtgtgtgtgtgtgtgtgtgtgtgtgtgtgtgtgtgtgtgtgtgtgtgtgtgtgtgtgtgtgtgtgtgtgtgtgtgtgtgtgtgtgtgtgtgtgtgtgtgtgtgtgtgtgtgtgtgtctgtcctcacCTCGACCTCCCCTGTCTCGTTCTCCTTGAGGATGAAGCTAAGCTGCTTGGGGTCGGGCCCGGCCATCAGCCTTTGGTGGAGAGGACACTCACACAGAGGAAGCTTCTGGAACAGAGCTGCTCACAGcaccgagacagagagagagagagagaacataagACTCCGGCACTCTGCCCCATCAAAAACGTAACCTGAGTGAGCTACAGACCAAGTCTTGCACGTCGGTTGCAGGCTAACGCTACTCACCCTGGCCCTCGCGGTGCGTCTGCTTGTACAGGGCAAACTTGCGGGGGTTATCCAGCACCTTGTACTTCTTCAGCAGGCCCTGGATCACCTCCCGGGCCGTGGTGGTTGAGCTGATGTGCAGCTGCATCAAACAGTCGGTCGGCAGGTAGAAGGAGGTTCTGTTGTCTGCACCCTGGCCGGCGGTCGTCTCCTCCTGGCCTTcgggggccggcggcggcgaGCCGCTCGGTCTGTTGGCCTGCCCCAGGCCGCCATCCGGGGCGGAGCCGCCCACGGCGGTGACTGTGACGGGCCGACTGAGCCTCAGGTGCACCTTGATGAAGCCTGTGTAGCACCCGTCGgaaccctgagagagagagagagagagagagagagagagagagagagagagagagagagagagagagagagagagagagagagagagagagggagacagagacagagagagacagagagagagagacagagacagagagagagagacagagacagagacagagagagagagagagagagagagagagagagagagagagagagagagagagagagagagagagagagagagagagagagagagggagagggagagggagggagagggagagagtttaaCTATGGTTAATTCACATTTAGATGAAGCCAAACATGCCAGCTGTCCTGCATGCATCTCTACCTACTCACCAGTTTCATGAGGTTCTCAGAGATCTGAGCATTGTACCCCGCTATTCTTGTCTGCACCTCCTCTTCGGACAGGGTCttcgtccctccctcctcttctgttTTGACCTCATTCCGCAGCTAGGCATAATAAACATAGAGGAGAACGTGAATATTAAACAGTGCTTACCAGGcacgtgcagaggggggggctatggGTGCCCGAGCCCCTGCCCTTTTCCCTCTGAAGGACCAAAGTGCCCTTTTGAGTGGTCGTTTAAATTTTCAATGCTTTGTAAAATTACACATTAACATGTGAATCAATTATTCAAGTATAAAAATGTCTAAAAGTAATGATACAGAAGTAAAGTTTGTACTTTGTAGCCTCGTTTACCGGCGCTCAGTGCGCTGCTGCCGCTGGGTGACGTCATAGGCTATCAACGTGACCTTTCACAATTTGCCTGCCTGCAAGATGCGCTTGTTGTTTTAAGAGACGGTACAACGCAGGGTAAGATCAccacagagtcagacacagacagttgtttccaaaaccataaagttgataatgctaaataaactgTAACAGTTATCTCGTTTTGTAGTGTCATTttgaagtataggcctatgtttgccAGCAAAAGCTTTTCAACTAGCATCGTTTTAACTGACCTGTGAAAGTGGCTACCACTCGGTTTATTTTCTATAGCCTACCAGCTAGCTATACAGCTAACCTATCTGGGAAACCTTTTGAAATTGCAAAGGGAAAGCATACATCGTTATATTTAATCTGTATACTCTGTAGTAACTACTTGGCCACATGCCATGGCCAAATTCGTTTCATGTCtactctgtctcagtgtctctggcAGAACGGGGTGAAATTGGTTTTATATTCGACATTCGTCTATTTTCCGGGGTTGTATCTGTAATAGCCTCAAgtgcttagggaccgtcaaaaAAGTGCAACgtcatttttttaattcttaataACTCACTTGAAATTATTCCTATCAACATCAAACCACTTCTGATGTGTTTATGTACTCGTTTTGTAGTCCCCACTACCCCTTGTTTTAAAGAAaaacttttaattgtttttaaaaaatgcaaaagtTTTCAGTGCATATATTGCATCCATATTTAAGGCTTTATTTTTAATAGCTCACTTGTTCTTATAGATATCAACACCAAACCACTTCTGATGTGTTCATAAACTCATTGTGGAGTTCCCACCACCCTGTGTTTaatagaaaaacattaaaaaaaaaattaaagtcaTATGTATACATTGTGTATAGTTAGGCTAATTCATAttcaaggcttttattttgtaatagctCAATTGTTTTTATAGATATCAACACCAAACCACTTCTGATGAGTTCATGAACAAACATGTGCCCTTTTTTGAATTTGAGCCCCTGCCCCTCAAAGGGTCTCTGCACGGCCCTGGTGCTTACCCATAATGCAGTCGTTCTTTTTTCTGACCAGCAGATGGCGCAGCTATAAAGACAAGTTGATTATTCCAAGCCTTGAGCACGTCTGCTCTGTTCAGCAATGCTTTAGAGActtaaattatttattatacTTCATTATATTTTAAATCAGTCTCTCTCTGGGAGTTTGGCCGTGAAATGCAATTTACTCATCTATATCTCCTATGAGAATTTGGTACTGTAATATGTTGTCCATCCCTTAAAGGGCTGCAACAAATGATTGATGCCATTGTTGATTCATCTGTTTAATTAACATGCAAAAAAATTATTAAGGTACCAGAATATCTCAGACATGGAGAGAAGCCTATGACAGAAAACAAACCAAATGTTTGCCTCTCATAGAATTTCTAGCGCTATTAGCAGATTGTTTGTCCCTTTACGTAAACAATGAATAATAAAATCGAATTGATTATGAAGattattaaataaatgttctgtCTATCGAAGAATTGACTAATCGTTCCAGGCTACAACCTCTTTCCTTATTTTCTTCAAATTTTTCACATTTATTAGCATTGATGCATAGGCCATGCAGATCCTCATTCccagctcaccccccccccccccccatctcataATAATGATACATGTGAAAAGAGCTGATGGGTTGGAGTAGGGGTGGTaagaagaggcagaggaggggggagaagggagagccgTACagtgggaaggaaggagggaaaggACAATCTGAGCCAGCCTTAGCAACACTGACTTTGACTGGGTTATTTATAGAAGGatgcatcctctctctcctctcgctttctctatccttctctcttattctctctctccttctccctccctctttccctccctctttccctctctctctctctctctctctctctctctctctctctctctctctctctctctctctctctctctctctctctctctctcctatgtcCAATGCtgcccatctctctccatctctctctctcaatttttTTCGTTTGCATTTTCTGGGGCAGAGcggtgtatgagagagagagatagggaatatgagagagagatgtaatGAGAGAGTGACAGAATGCAGGGCAGTAGCCCTTCATGTGTGGAAGTCCTCTGGTTATGTTATAAAAAATAGAGTCTCTGTTTCATTCAGCATGGATACAAGGCCTTAGGTGTTTGTGCGCATGCAAGCACGGATGAGGCCATGCGTGTATGACtctgtatgtatgcatttatatatgtgtgtgtatgtatgtgtgtgtgtgtgcatggacagAGCCAGTGGATCCTATTTAACAGCACACATACCCTTAGCATCACGTAGCTCGTTCTTGCATTCTGTGAGGGAGGTGATAACACTTCAAGGCTACAGTCTGGAGACTAGAAAAATcggtggttttgtgtgtgtgtgtgtgtttgtttgtgtttgcgtgtgtgtgtatgtgaatgcaagtgtgtgtgtgagactgtgtgtgtcagtttgtgctTTCGGTTTCAAAACATCCAGGGCATGATATTCGAAAACAGATAATTCACTCTCACAACAAAgataattattttctttctgcTTGCCTACTTCTGTCATCTTCGTGTCCACCACAGTGCAAACAGCAAGCTGGGTCATTCAGAAGGTCAACAGGCTGGGATGGCAGAGGCCGAATGACAATATTGCTAATAACCAAGTGGCTCCTGGCAGACGTATGTCGAGAGACTTTGGTACATTAAAACTATTGCtacttttttttcataaaacaACAATGGTCGAATGTAGCATAAAGAGAATTatcatatgtatttatatttcggGCATTTAGCTGATGCTATTGTCCAAAGCGAAAAccatacattttatacacacattgacacacagctcgtcaggagcagtacGGGTCAGGTGTCTTGCTCCGGGACACCTCGGCAGTAAACCCCGCTCTACATCCTAAGCTACTGCCGCCTCTGAAATAACTCAGCTACCAGTAACTTCTTCAAGAAAGGGACATTTGGTGAAGCCCCCCGATTAAACATAGGCAGGTGAACCAGGGTTCCCCAAAACCAATGGAGGACTTCAGCATCCCCAAAGGCAGCAAAGTGAAAAGGGGCCCTTGCAGGAATTCCGGTGTTTGTATCTGAGATGCTAAATATATCTGGCGACTCCCTTTCTCTACCAAACTGAACGCATACCAGTGA encodes the following:
- the rassf5 gene encoding ras association domain-containing protein 3 isoform X2, with protein sequence MTVNTSPSPTMASSNSMSSGYCSLDEEGEDYTFFTAKTSFFQQPNKTAKLRNEVKTEEEGGTKTLSEEEVQTRIAGYNAQISENLMKLGSDGCYTGFIKVHLRLSRPVTVTAVGGSAPDGGLGQANRPSGSPPPAPEGQEETTAGQGADNRTSFYLPTDCLMQLHISSTTTAREVIQGLLKKYKVLDNPRKFALYKQTHREGQALFQKLPLCECPLHQRLMAGPDPKQLSFILKENETGEVEWHAFSVPELQNFLVILGKEEGERVRTVEQRYSVYRQKLQQALQHHDP